The DNA sequence TCTCCCTTATTTCCTGAATGCCGGGGTACCCGGGCGTCGTGAAGCCACTGGTGCCGCCGGGTGTGTACCCCCCTCAGGAAGACACTGATCTGCTCGTCGACGCCCTGCTCGACGAACCGCTGCCGGACGGCGCGGACGTCCTCGACGTGGGGACAGGTTCGGGCGCGCTGGCGATCGAGGCGGCGCGGCGCGGCACGCGGGTGACCGCGGTGGACGTGTCGTGGCGGGCGGTCTGCACGGCGCAGCTGAACGCCTGGATGGCCCGCCTCCATGTCCGCATCCTGCACGGCAACCTCTTCACGCCGGTGCGCGGGCAGTCCTTCGACCTCATCCTGGCCAATCCGCCGTATGTCCCCGCACCCGACACGGGCCGCGCGCCGCACGGTGCGGCGCGGGCGTGGGACGCGGGCCGGGACGGGCGGCTCGTCCTCGACCGGATCTGCCTGGAGGCGCCCGCCCTGCTGCGTCCGGGCGGGGTCCTCCTGGTGGTGCACTCGGCGCTCAGCTGCCCCGGGCGGACCGTGTCGCATCTGCGCGACGCAGGGTTGAAGGCTTCCGTGACCCGGCGTCGCGTCGTCCCGTTCGGCCCGGTGCTGCGCACGCGGGAGGACTGGCTGCGGCAGCACGGCCTGCTGTCCGCCCCGGATCAGAGGGAAGAGCTGGTGGTGGTCCGTGCCGAACTCCCGGTCTGACGAGCCGCGCCGGATCAAGGTCCAGCGCCAAGGTCCTCTCCTGGTGGAGGGCCCGGTCGAGGTGGAGCTGGAGGACGGCACGATCGTCTCCTCCGACCGCTTCCGCGTGGCCCTGTGCACCTGCCGGCGCAGCCGCCGCTACCCGTGGTGCGATACCAGCCATCGCGATCGGACCAGGGAGCGCTGAGCCCGCACACGCGAAGTCAACCGTCTTGGACGAAATTCAGCACGTCGAGTGAACCACGTCTTGCGCGCGGTGCCGTAGGGATGCTCACCCTCGACCCCGGGTAACTACCCTGATCAGTGCGCCCCTTGCCGAGGTGGAGCGGACATGACGCCGGACGCCGACGACCGCGCCTCCCATCCGACCGAGGATCCGGCCGCGGGCTTGCCCCGGTCCGTGCCGCCCACGGCGAACACCCATGCCCGCACCCGCAGACACGGCCCGTTCACCGTGGTCGAGGTGGCGGGCGAGATCGATCTGGCGACGGCCGCGCTGGTCACCGAGCACCTGGACGAGGCGACGGCGCGACCGGAGTCGGATGTGCTGGTCGATCTGCGGCGGGTCGACTTCTTCGACTGCTCGGGACTGCGAGTCCTGTGCCGGGCCGAAACGCGCGCCAGGTACCGCGGCGGACGCCTGCGGGTCGTATCCGACGCGCCGCGTATACGGCGGCTGTTGCGCGGCGCCGGCCTGCTGGACCGGTTTGCGCTGTTGCCGGGGATCCCCGGCGAAGAGGGGGTCCCCGGGGAAGACGGGTGATCCGTATGCCCCCACGGCGACGGTCACCCGTATCCCCCGGGAAGTCGGTCGTTCGGTAAAGATCCGAGGTGCCGACCGGGCGGCCCCACTCCGCCCGGCCGACCCCCGGTGCGAGATCGCCGGGGCCCCTTCGGCAGGCTCACACTCCCCATCCGCGAGCCGCTGCCGAACTGCACGAGGCCGTGCGATCCCGGTCCCCTAGAACGCGAAGAGGCTGGTCCCGTAGGAGCTCTTCACGCACTCGTTCGCGAAGGTGCGCTGATAGGAGACACGCTGGCCCTGCCAGACCCCGTCGACCGTGACGAGCACAGGGTCGTACTGCTTGGTACACAGCACCCCGTCTCTACTCCCGAGGGCATCGAAGTTCCCGCCCACACTGCGCAGCTCACCGCACGCCGAGGCGGCGTCGGGATGTGTGCCGGAGGAGGTCGGGGCGCAGCTCAGGGTGACGGCACGCACCGGCGTCGTCATGGTGGCGTCATCGCCGTGGGCCAGGGTGAGCACCAGGGCCGAGGGGGCGTACAGGGAGGCGGGCGCAGGGTCCGGGGCAGCCAGGGCGGATCCGGTGAGGGGTCCGCAGACGGCGGTGGCCGTGAGAGCGAGGGTCGCTGCCCAGCGCGCGGTGTTCCGCATTGTGTGCATCCTTCCGCTTGAGTTACAGGGTGTGACGACTTCGGCGCGATCGGTGCCGAAGCGACGAGCGGGAGTCTGCCGAGTCCGGCGCCGAAACTCACATCGACACCACGAGTTTCAGTAACCTTGCGTATTGAAGCAGTGGCGTGAAGTAACGGAGTTCGAACGTTCCAACGCCGAAACCTGGCGGTTCTTGATCGTTCCAAGTCGCCGAGTGGCCGGATCTCGCACGCTCATTAATAGGCCTGAAACATTCCGGTTGAGCCCTCGGCTGACACGCCCCGGCGCCCCTTGTGTTCACGGTCGAACCGAGTAATCGTGATTACATGATTACCAGCGAGCAACGAGAGAAACTGCGCGGCTGGTTCGCCGGCCGCCTGCCCGACGACCTCTTCGAGGAGCTGACCGAGGTCACGGTCGACCGCGAGGAGATCACCGTGATCGGCCGCATTCCCGCACCTCACCTGGCCGAGGGCGGCTCGGCAGCCGAGCGGGAGGCAGCCGTGGAGGGCCGCATCCAGGAGTTCCGGGAGCGCACCCGGGAGACCCGGATCGAGGTGGCACGCGAGGCGGAGCACCGATTCCGCAGAAAGGTTTCCTGGGGCGTGGAGTGCGACGGTGAGCGCGCCATGTTCACGCACATCGCCGCCCCCGTGATGACGCGGCTCCGTCAGCCCGAGCGCCAGGTACTCGACACCCTGATCGCCGGCGGTGTCGCCCGCAGCCGCAGCGACGCCCTCGCCTGGTGCGTACGCCTCGTCCAGCGGCACACGGACGACTGGCTCACCGAACTGCGTGAGTCACTGGAGAACGTCCAGCGGGTGCGGGCACAGGGGCCGGACGCGTCGGACACGGACGCGGAGGAGGCACCCGAGGACGGCGACTGATGGAGGTTTCGTCCAGTCACGGCACCGAAGGTGGATGAACCGTCCTCTGGTGCGGCTCCGGCGGACCGCCTTACCGTCTGCAGACCCCCGAGAGGACGGCATCCGCGCTGCCCGCACACCCCAGCGGCAGCGGCCGGCACCGGCCGTCGGCCCCGCCGCGCCACAACGCGCTCCACCGCCCCGCCCACGCTGGAGCCCTCCCTTGTCCCCACAGTTCCCAGCGGCCTCACCGGCCCAACCCCCCTCCCCCGCCCCCTCCTTGACGGAGGTCGAGACCCACGGCGTCGACCGCATCCCCGACGCCGAACGCAGCGCCTCCCCGCTGGACCTGTTCCGGCTCGCCTTCGGCGGCGCCAACACCTTCTCCACCTGTGTTCTCGGCGCCTTCCCGATCCTGTTCGGCCTCTCCTTCTGGCAGGGCCTCGCTGCCACGCTCCTCGGGGTCGTCGCGGGTGCGCTGATCCTGTGCCCCATGGCCGTGTTCGGACCGGTCAACGGCACCAACAACGCCGTCTCGTCCTCCGCGCACCTCGGTGTGCACGGCCGCGTGGTCGGCTCGTTCCTGTCCCTGCTGACGGCCGTCGCGTTCTTCTCCATCTCGGTGTGGAGCTCGGGTGACGCCCTGGTCGGCGGCGCGCACCGGCTCTTCGGCCTGCCGCGCGGCGACCTGTCGTACGTCGTCGCGTACGCCCTGTTCGCGGGGCTGGTTCTCGCGGTGTGCGTGTACGGGTTCCGCTTCATGCTGTTCGTCAACAAGGTCGCCGTGCCCGCAGCGAGCGTGCTGTTCCTGCTCGGTGTGGTCGCGTTCGCCGGTGACTTCGACCCGTCGTACACGGGCGTCTTCACCGACTCCGCGGATGCGGCGACCCAGTCGCTGTTCTGGCCGTCCTTCATCGGCGCGGCTCTGATCGTGCTGTCCAACCCCGTCTCCTTCGGGGCGTTCCTCGGCGACTGGTCGCGCTACATCCCTGCGAGCACCCCGCGCCGCAAGGTGATCGGCGCCGCCTTCCTGTCGCAGATCGCGACGCTGCTGCCGTTCGTGTTCGGCCTGGCGACGGCGAGCATCATCGCCACGAAGGTCCCTGAGTACGTCGACCCGGGCGCCCCCGACTTCGTGGGCGGCCTGCTGGCGATCTCGCCCGGCTGGTACTTCCTGCCGGTGTGTCTCCTGGCGCTGATCGGCGGCATGGCGACGGGCACGACCGCGCTGTACGGGACCGGACTCGACTTCTCCTCGGTGTTCCCGCGCCTCTCGCGAGTGCAGGCGACGCTGCTCGTCGGCGCGTTGTCGATCGCGTTCATCTTCATCGGGCGGTTCGGGCTGAACCTGGTGCAGTCGATCTCGACCTTCGCCACCATGATCATCACCTGCACCACGCCGTGGATGGTCGTGATGATGCTGGGCTACTGGACCCGGCGCGGCTGGTACGACCCCGACGCCCTTCAGGTCTTCAACCGCCGTCAGCGCGGCGGCCGTTACTGGTTCGCGCACGGCTGGAACTGGCGTGGCATGACCGCGTGGTGGGTGGCGGCGCTGCTGGGCGTGCTGTTCACCAACATCCCGGGCCAGTTCGTCGGACCGCTGGGTGATCTCGCGAACGGGGTGGACATCAGCCTGCCGTTGTCCCTGGCCGTCGCCGCCGTCCTGTTCCTGACGCTGCTGCGGCTGTTCCCCGAGCCGCGGGCGGTCTACGGCCCCGAGGGTGCGCGACTGGCCCGTACCGTCGAGGTTGCCGTGCCGCCGATCACGGGGCCGGGTGCTCCAGGCGACGACGGGGCATTGTCAGACCCGTCGACTACGTTGCGGGCATGACTCATTTCGTGTTGGTGGCGGGGGCGTGGCTCGGTGCGTGGGCGTGGGACGAGGTGGCGGGCGAGTTGCGCGCGGCCGGGCACGACGCCCATCCGCTGACGCTGTCCGGCCTCGCGGAGAAGGCAGGTGTCACCGCCGGGCAGCAGACCCACGTCCAGGACATCGTGGCGGAGGTCGAGTGCCTCGATCTGCGGGACGTCGTCCTCGTCGGGCACAGCTATGCCGGGGTGCCGGTCGGGCAGGCGGCCGAGCGGATCGGGGACCGGCTGAGGCAGGTGGTATTGGTCGACGCCAATGCCGCGGTCGACGGGGAGTCGTTCCTGTCGGGCTGGCCGAGCGACGAGGTGCGGGCGGCGATCGAGGACAACGGCGGCGTCTGGCCACCGCTCGCAGCGGACGACTACGCGGGCCAGGGCCTGACGGACGAGCAGATCGCCCGCATCGTGGGCGCCACCCCGCACCCGGGCGCCACGCTGACCGAACCGGCGGTCATGCCCGGCCCGCTGAGTGAGCTTCCGGGCCTCTACATCAAGTGCCTGCTCGACGGCGACGAGCCGATGCCCGCCGCAGCCGAACTCCTCAAGAGCGACCGCTGGGAACTCGTGACCCTGGACACCGGCCACTGGCCGATGTTCTCCCAGCCGCGCGAACTGGCACGCATCCTGCACGAGTCGGTGGCGAGCCCCTGATCCACTCCCCCGCCTACCGGTCGGTATGGTCGGCGTACAGCGCATTCTCAGTGACGAGAGGCGAGGCCTACGCATGGGCAAGCACTGGGCGGACTTCCAGTACGAGATCTATCTGAACGGCATGACGGGCGTCGTACCCCGGCTGCCCACCGATCTGACCCGGCTGGAGGAGCTGACCGAGCAGCGCCTCGGTCCCGGTCCCGTCGGCTATGTGGCGGGCAGCGCGGGCGACGGCAGCACCGCCCGCGCCAACCGGGCGGCGCTGCGGCGCCGCCGGATAGTGCCACGCATGCTGCGGGACGTACACGAACGGGACCTGTCCGTGGAGGTGTTGGGCCGCACCCTGCCCGCTCCGGTGGCGCTGGCGCCGGTCGGCGTGCTGTCGATCATGCACCCGGACGCCGAGTGCGCGGCGGCGCGGGCAGCCGCCGCGCAGGGCGTGCCGTTCACCCTGTCCTCGGCGTCCAGCACCCCGATGGAGCAGGTCGCGGAGGCGATGGGGGACGCCGAACGCTGGTTCCAGCTGTACTGGCCGAAGGACCCGGAGGTGGCCCGGAGTTTCCTGAACCGGGCGAAGGCGGCCGGGTTCACCGCCCTGGTCGTCACCCTGGACACGCCGATGCTGGCCTGGCGACCGCGCGACCTCGACCAGGCGTATCTGCCGTTCCTGCATGGCGTGGGCACCGCCAACTACTTCTCCGACCCGGCCTTCCAGGCGGGCCTGGCCAAGCCCGTGCACGAGGATCCGAACGCGGCCGTCATGCACTTCGTCGGCATGTTCTCGGACCCCGCGAAGACCTGGCCGGACCTGGCGTTCCTGCGGGAGAACTGGGACGGCCCGATCGTCCTGAAGGGCGTGGTGCACCCGGACGACGCCCGCGCGGCGGCCGACGCCGGGATGGACGGCGTCGTCGTCTCCAACCACGGCGGCCGCCAGGTCGCCGGCTCCGTCGGGGCGGCCGATGCTCTCCCCCGGGTGGTGGCGGCGGTCGGCGACCGGCTGACCGTGCTGTTCGACAGCGGCGTGCGCACCGGCGACGACATCTTCAAGGCCCTCGCGCTCGGCGCGCGGGCGGTACTCGTCGGACGGCCGTACGTGTACGGGCTCGGCCTCGACGGACAGGCCGGCGTCGAGCACGTCATCCGCTGCCTGCTGGCCGAACTCGACCTCACCCTCGCCCTGTCCGGGCACGCCACCCCCGCCACGATCGGCCCCGCCGACCTCATCGAGGAAACCGTATGACCGTCACGAAGAACGTCCTCGCCGTCATCTCGCCGCACGTGGGCGGGCGGGACATCGGAGCCGGACTGGCCACGCTCTTCCCCGACGGCGCGAACGTCACCGTCGTCGAGGCGGCCGACGAGGACCCGGCCGCGCTGCGCTCGGCGCACGTCGTCATCACCGCCCTCGCCCCGGTGACGGGCGAACACCTCGCCGCCTCACCGGAGTTGGAGCTCGTGCAGTGCGCGAGCCACGGCTTCGACTACGTCGATGCGGAGGCGGCGCGCGAGCGCGGAGTGCGGGTGTGCAACATCGGCTCCAGCGGCGCCGAGGCGCAGAACGTGGCCGAGCAGACCTTCGCCCTCATGCTCGCGCTGGCCAAGCAGATCGTTCCCGCCCACACCGCGCTCGTCGAGGCCGACTGGGCACTCCCCCGGCTCCAGCACTCGCTGACCGAACTGTCCGGCAAGACGCTCGGGATCGTGGGCCTGGGCCAGATCGGCCGGCAAGTCGCGCGCCGCGCCGCCGCGTTCGACATGAGCGTGGTCTACGCCGGACGGCGACGGCTGCCGCCGGAGACGGAGGCCGAGTTCGGCGGCGCCCGCCATGTCCCGCTCGCCGACCTGCTGCGCACCTCCGACTACGTCTCCCTGCACACCCCGCTCACCGACGAGACCCGGCTCCTGCTGAACGCCGAGCGGCTGGCGCTCCTCAAGCCGACGACGTTCGTGATCAACACCGCGCGCGGCGCCCTGATCGACCAGGACGCCCTCGCGGACGCGCTGG is a window from the Streptomyces sp. NBC_00299 genome containing:
- a CDS encoding HemK2/MTQ2 family protein methyltransferase, encoding MPGYPGVVKPLVPPGVYPPQEDTDLLVDALLDEPLPDGADVLDVGTGSGALAIEAARRGTRVTAVDVSWRAVCTAQLNAWMARLHVRILHGNLFTPVRGQSFDLILANPPYVPAPDTGRAPHGAARAWDAGRDGRLVLDRICLEAPALLRPGGVLLVVHSALSCPGRTVSHLRDAGLKASVTRRRVVPFGPVLRTREDWLRQHGLLSAPDQREELVVVRAELPV
- a CDS encoding CDGSH iron-sulfur domain-containing protein codes for the protein MPNSRSDEPRRIKVQRQGPLLVEGPVEVELEDGTIVSSDRFRVALCTCRRSRRYPWCDTSHRDRTRER
- a CDS encoding STAS domain-containing protein — encoded protein: MTPDADDRASHPTEDPAAGLPRSVPPTANTHARTRRHGPFTVVEVAGEIDLATAALVTEHLDEATARPESDVLVDLRRVDFFDCSGLRVLCRAETRARYRGGRLRVVSDAPRIRRLLRGAGLLDRFALLPGIPGEEGVPGEDG
- a CDS encoding protease inhibitor, which produces MRNTARWAATLALTATAVCGPLTGSALAAPDPAPASLYAPSALVLTLAHGDDATMTTPVRAVTLSCAPTSSGTHPDAASACGELRSVGGNFDALGSRDGVLCTKQYDPVLVTVDGVWQGQRVSYQRTFANECVKSSYGTSLFAF
- a CDS encoding purine-cytosine permease family protein — translated: MSPQFPAASPAQPPSPAPSLTEVETHGVDRIPDAERSASPLDLFRLAFGGANTFSTCVLGAFPILFGLSFWQGLAATLLGVVAGALILCPMAVFGPVNGTNNAVSSSAHLGVHGRVVGSFLSLLTAVAFFSISVWSSGDALVGGAHRLFGLPRGDLSYVVAYALFAGLVLAVCVYGFRFMLFVNKVAVPAASVLFLLGVVAFAGDFDPSYTGVFTDSADAATQSLFWPSFIGAALIVLSNPVSFGAFLGDWSRYIPASTPRRKVIGAAFLSQIATLLPFVFGLATASIIATKVPEYVDPGAPDFVGGLLAISPGWYFLPVCLLALIGGMATGTTALYGTGLDFSSVFPRLSRVQATLLVGALSIAFIFIGRFGLNLVQSISTFATMIITCTTPWMVVMMLGYWTRRGWYDPDALQVFNRRQRGGRYWFAHGWNWRGMTAWWVAALLGVLFTNIPGQFVGPLGDLANGVDISLPLSLAVAAVLFLTLLRLFPEPRAVYGPEGARLARTVEVAVPPITGPGAPGDDGALSDPSTTLRA
- a CDS encoding alpha/beta fold hydrolase, with the translated sequence MTHFVLVAGAWLGAWAWDEVAGELRAAGHDAHPLTLSGLAEKAGVTAGQQTHVQDIVAEVECLDLRDVVLVGHSYAGVPVGQAAERIGDRLRQVVLVDANAAVDGESFLSGWPSDEVRAAIEDNGGVWPPLAADDYAGQGLTDEQIARIVGATPHPGATLTEPAVMPGPLSELPGLYIKCLLDGDEPMPAAAELLKSDRWELVTLDTGHWPMFSQPRELARILHESVASP
- a CDS encoding lactate 2-monooxygenase codes for the protein MGKHWADFQYEIYLNGMTGVVPRLPTDLTRLEELTEQRLGPGPVGYVAGSAGDGSTARANRAALRRRRIVPRMLRDVHERDLSVEVLGRTLPAPVALAPVGVLSIMHPDAECAAARAAAAQGVPFTLSSASSTPMEQVAEAMGDAERWFQLYWPKDPEVARSFLNRAKAAGFTALVVTLDTPMLAWRPRDLDQAYLPFLHGVGTANYFSDPAFQAGLAKPVHEDPNAAVMHFVGMFSDPAKTWPDLAFLRENWDGPIVLKGVVHPDDARAAADAGMDGVVVSNHGGRQVAGSVGAADALPRVVAAVGDRLTVLFDSGVRTGDDIFKALALGARAVLVGRPYVYGLGLDGQAGVEHVIRCLLAELDLTLALSGHATPATIGPADLIEETV
- a CDS encoding 2-hydroxyacid dehydrogenase; this translates as MTVTKNVLAVISPHVGGRDIGAGLATLFPDGANVTVVEAADEDPAALRSAHVVITALAPVTGEHLAASPELELVQCASHGFDYVDAEAARERGVRVCNIGSSGAEAQNVAEQTFALMLALAKQIVPAHTALVEADWALPRLQHSLTELSGKTLGIVGLGQIGRQVARRAAAFDMSVVYAGRRRLPPETEAEFGGARHVPLADLLRTSDYVSLHTPLTDETRLLLNAERLALLKPTTFVINTARGALIDQDALADALEKGAVAGAGIDVFDPEPPTPALRLLRAPNVVLSPHVGGVTRETLVRIALAAVQNVTDFLSGGAPRDVVN